TCGCCCGAGACGATCCACCCCTCACGCAGCGTATCCTGCGTTTCGCTCTCGCGGTTCATGTAGCCGCGCATCGCGCCGGGGGTGCGGTACCAGAGGACCCCGATTTCGCCCTGGGAAACTTCGTTTCCGCTCTCGTCGCAGATTTTCGCCTCAACGCCCGGCGCGATCTTGCCGATGCTCTGCAGGCGCCGGATCTGCTTGGCGCGCAGCTCGGGATTATCGTTTGAGAGCTTGTGGTCCTCGGGATCGAGCTGGGTCACCCGGCTGGCGCCCTCGGTCTGGGTGTAGACCTGCATGAAGAAGGTCTTGGGAAAGCCCTCGATCATGCCGATGAGCACGTCGGTCGGTGTGGGCGCCGCGCCGTAGGCGATGAGCAGCATGCTGGAGACATCGTGCTTGCCAAGCAGTCCGGACTCTACAAGGTCGCACATCATGGTCGGCACCAGGAAGGTCACCGTGCACTTGAATTGCTCGACGGCCTTTAGAAACTGCTCGGGATTCCAGCGGTCCATGATGATGTAGCGACCGCCGCGCGCCATTCCGCTGGTGAGCGTTGCCAGCCCGGCCAGGTGATAGAGCGGCAGCGCGTGGGCATAGACGACAGCCTCGGGCGGAATGGGCGAGGGGGCGGCGGCCGTGATGGCATAGCCCTTGTGGGGCTCTTCGACACCCTTGGGTTTGGCTGTAGTGCCGCTCGTATAGAGAACGTAGATGATGTCTTCGAGCGGCGAGGCATAGGGAACCCGCTGCGCGTCGCTGGGCTCGCAGGCCTGCACTTCTTGCCAGCTCGCTGCGCCTTCCCAGGCCTCGTCGAAACACACAACCGGAACACCCCCGGCGATCTCGGCCTTCACTTCCTTTTCAAGCACGTCGAGATAGCGCTTGTCGGAGAGGATCGCCTTCGCGCCGGCATCGCCGATGAGCCAGGCGAGCTCTTCCTCGGGAAGGCGGTAGTTGAGCGGTACCGCCGTGGCGCCGAGGCTCAGCGTTCCCCAGATGGCGGCCGAAAAAGAAACCGTGGAAACGCCGATGAGCGCCACGCGGTCGCGCGGCCCCACGCCCTTGCTCTCGAGAAACGCGCGCACGCGGCAGGCCTGTTCCCAGAGCTCGCCGCGCGAGACTTCGGTCCCCTCCGGTAGGACGAGCGCGGTCTTCTCGGGCGCTTCCTGCACACGCTCAAAGAAGAGTTGGTGCAGGGGTTTGAGTTCGGGCGTCGGCTCGGACATGCGGCGGTCCTCCAGTGATATCAAACATTTTCAGGGATCACTGAAAGCCTAGCCCCGAAAATCGGGGAAAGCACCAGCCTCGG
This portion of the Chrysiogenia bacterium genome encodes:
- a CDS encoding acyl--CoA ligase, which codes for MSEPTPELKPLHQLFFERVQEAPEKTALVLPEGTEVSRGELWEQACRVRAFLESKGVGPRDRVALIGVSTVSFSAAIWGTLSLGATAVPLNYRLPEEELAWLIGDAGAKAILSDKRYLDVLEKEVKAEIAGGVPVVCFDEAWEGAASWQEVQACEPSDAQRVPYASPLEDIIYVLYTSGTTAKPKGVEEPHKGYAITAAAPSPIPPEAVVYAHALPLYHLAGLATLTSGMARGGRYIIMDRWNPEQFLKAVEQFKCTVTFLVPTMMCDLVESGLLGKHDVSSMLLIAYGAAPTPTDVLIGMIEGFPKTFFMQVYTQTEGASRVTQLDPEDHKLSNDNPELRAKQIRRLQSIGKIAPGVEAKICDESGNEVSQGEIGVLWYRTPGAMRGYMNRESETQDTLREGWIVSGDMVRMDEDGYVYIVGRSKDFLIRGGENIAPREIEEVLESHPDVIEAAVVGKPHHRWGEIVVAFARCPERKPTEESLKSLCQAHLAGFKVPEKIWIRDELPRNSVGKILKRELAEEAKHLEV